The following are encoded in a window of Cupriavidus oxalaticus genomic DNA:
- a CDS encoding GNAT family N-acetyltransferase: MTSPTASLRPVAARKPFTLRDATASDVAAIHAIYTHHVLHGRASFEEVPPTVDDMRLRFAEVRRKNLPYLVAERDGAVLGYAYASAYRTRSAYRFAIEDSIYVDHRCVGEGLGQALLAELVARCETGPWRQMVAVIACTASGEGAGSLAVHERLGFRTVGRLEAVGFKHGQWIDTVLMQRVLGTGANTLPE; the protein is encoded by the coding sequence ATGACCTCCCCCACCGCATCCCTCCGTCCCGTCGCCGCGCGCAAGCCGTTCACGCTGCGCGACGCCACCGCCTCGGACGTCGCGGCCATCCACGCCATCTACACGCACCATGTCCTGCACGGCCGCGCTTCGTTCGAGGAAGTGCCGCCTACCGTCGATGACATGCGGCTGCGCTTCGCCGAGGTGCGCCGCAAGAACCTGCCCTACCTGGTCGCCGAGCGCGATGGCGCGGTGTTGGGCTACGCCTATGCTTCGGCCTACCGCACCCGCAGCGCCTACCGTTTCGCCATCGAGGACTCGATCTATGTCGACCACCGCTGTGTTGGCGAGGGCCTGGGACAGGCGCTGCTCGCCGAGCTGGTGGCGCGGTGCGAAACCGGCCCGTGGCGCCAGATGGTCGCGGTGATCGCCTGTACCGCCAGCGGCGAAGGCGCCGGCTCCCTGGCCGTGCATGAGCGGCTGGGCTTCCGGACCGTGGGCCGGCTGGAAGCGGTCGGCTTCAAGCATGGGCAGTGGATCGATACGGTATTGATGCAGCGGGTGCTCGGGACGGGGGCGAATACGCTGCCGGAGTAG
- a CDS encoding crotonase/enoyl-CoA hydratase family protein, with translation MSASSNERIIVTIEGGVADVRLNRPDKMNALDQAMFDALIETGEQLARTQDLRAVVLSGEGRAFCAGLDMGRMAGMLSGDGGSSESDSIGGGRLGKRTNGISNRPQYACMVWRELPVPVFAAVHGVAFGGGLQVALGADVRYVAPDTKLSVMEMKWGLVPDMAGMVLTRGLVRPDVLRELVYSARVLSGTEACELGLATYVADDPRAAALEAARQVAQKNPDAIRAAKRLMAVVERGDNAAILQAESDEQDRLVGSPNQREAVLANMEKRVPRFDPAR, from the coding sequence ATGAGCGCCAGCAGCAATGAACGGATCATCGTCACCATCGAAGGCGGCGTCGCCGACGTCCGCCTGAACCGACCCGACAAGATGAACGCGCTCGACCAGGCGATGTTCGATGCGCTGATCGAGACCGGCGAGCAGCTGGCCCGCACGCAGGACCTGCGCGCCGTGGTGCTGTCGGGGGAAGGCCGTGCGTTCTGCGCGGGCCTGGACATGGGCCGCATGGCCGGCATGCTGTCCGGCGATGGTGGCAGCAGCGAAAGCGACAGCATCGGCGGCGGGCGGCTCGGCAAGCGCACCAACGGCATTTCCAACCGCCCGCAATATGCCTGCATGGTGTGGCGCGAGCTGCCGGTGCCGGTGTTCGCGGCGGTGCACGGCGTAGCCTTCGGCGGCGGCCTGCAGGTGGCGCTGGGCGCCGACGTGCGCTACGTCGCGCCCGACACGAAGTTGTCGGTGATGGAGATGAAGTGGGGCCTCGTGCCGGACATGGCCGGCATGGTGCTGACGCGCGGCCTGGTGCGCCCCGACGTGCTGCGCGAGCTGGTCTACAGCGCGCGCGTGCTCAGCGGCACCGAAGCGTGCGAGCTGGGGCTCGCCACCTACGTCGCCGACGACCCGCGTGCCGCGGCACTGGAAGCGGCGCGCCAGGTGGCGCAGAAGAACCCGGATGCGATCCGCGCTGCCAAGCGGCTGATGGCCGTGGTCGAGCGCGGCGACAATGCCGCCATCCTGCAAGCCGAGTCGGACGAGCAGGACCGCCTGGTCGGCTCGCCCAACCAGCGTGAGGCGGTGCTGGCCAACATGGAGAAACGCGTGCCGCGGTTTGACCCGGCGCGTTGA
- the arsC gene encoding arsenate reductase (glutaredoxin) (This arsenate reductase requires both glutathione and glutaredoxin to convert arsenate to arsenite, after which the efflux transporter formed by ArsA and ArsB can extrude the arsenite from the cell, providing resistance.), translated as MITIYHNPRCSKSRETLAMVEEAAGRLGEPVEIVEYLKNPPSVATLRQLNTMLGVPVREMIRANEAPYAELGLDDPGLTDAELLAAVADNPILLQRPVVVRNRRAAIGRPPENVVPLLA; from the coding sequence ATGATCACGATCTACCACAACCCCCGCTGCTCCAAGTCGCGCGAGACGCTTGCCATGGTCGAGGAAGCCGCCGGGCGCCTGGGCGAGCCGGTGGAAATCGTCGAGTACCTGAAGAACCCGCCGTCCGTGGCGACGCTGCGCCAGCTCAACACCATGCTGGGCGTGCCGGTGCGCGAGATGATCCGCGCCAACGAGGCGCCGTACGCGGAGCTGGGCCTGGACGACCCGGGCCTGACCGATGCCGAGCTGCTGGCCGCCGTGGCCGACAACCCGATCCTGCTGCAGCGCCCCGTGGTCGTGCGCAACCGCCGCGCCGCCATCGGCCGCCCGCCCGAGAACGTGGTGCCGCTGCTGGCCTGA
- a CDS encoding M20/M25/M40 family metallo-hydrolase, whose amino-acid sequence MTARDNMNPIETTLTQFIDQHRPQQEAFLAELVKVPSDNPAGDCDAHGKRARELLEGLGFTVEAHKVPDAQVQAAGMISATNLIVRKQFGTGGPVIAMNAHGDVVPPGLGWTKDPYGGEVADSEHGPVMYGRGVAVSKSDFATYTYAVLALMEAEKQGAKINGAVELQFTYDEETGGDIGPKFLLDNNLSKADYAISAGFSYGITSSHNGCLHVEVTVKGKQGHAAMPHTGVDAIEAATHILQAIYGLRAELATRKSKVPGIDTATLNVGLIKGGINTNVVPDLVTFRVDRRMIPEEIGFDAEGEIRAVVEQAAKDRPGIEVKVERIILAEPLSELPGVEKLIGALKSRAESVFGVEIPVQGVPLYTDARHYTKRGIPTVLYGAGPRTLMEARGHNSDENLRLNDLNRATKVVALALSDLMK is encoded by the coding sequence ATGACCGCACGAGACAATATGAACCCCATCGAAACCACGCTGACGCAGTTCATCGACCAGCACCGCCCGCAGCAGGAAGCCTTCCTGGCCGAGCTGGTCAAGGTGCCGTCGGACAACCCGGCCGGCGATTGCGATGCCCACGGCAAGCGCGCCAGGGAACTGCTGGAGGGCCTGGGCTTCACGGTCGAGGCGCACAAGGTGCCCGACGCGCAGGTGCAGGCAGCCGGCATGATCAGCGCCACCAACCTGATCGTGCGCAAGCAGTTCGGCACGGGCGGCCCGGTCATCGCCATGAACGCCCACGGCGACGTGGTGCCTCCGGGCCTGGGCTGGACCAAGGACCCGTATGGCGGCGAGGTGGCCGACAGCGAGCACGGCCCGGTCATGTACGGCCGCGGCGTGGCGGTGTCGAAGTCGGACTTCGCCACCTACACCTACGCCGTGCTGGCGCTGATGGAAGCCGAGAAGCAGGGTGCGAAGATCAACGGCGCGGTCGAGCTGCAGTTCACCTATGACGAGGAAACCGGCGGCGATATCGGTCCCAAGTTCCTGCTCGACAACAACCTGAGCAAGGCCGACTACGCCATCTCGGCCGGCTTCTCGTACGGCATCACCTCGTCGCACAACGGCTGCCTGCACGTCGAAGTGACGGTCAAGGGCAAGCAGGGCCACGCCGCCATGCCGCACACCGGGGTCGACGCGATCGAGGCCGCCACGCATATCCTGCAGGCCATCTACGGCCTGCGCGCCGAGCTGGCCACGCGCAAGTCGAAGGTGCCGGGCATCGACACCGCCACGCTGAATGTCGGCCTGATCAAGGGCGGTATCAACACCAACGTGGTGCCGGACCTGGTGACCTTCCGCGTCGACCGCCGCATGATCCCCGAGGAAATCGGCTTCGACGCCGAAGGCGAGATCCGCGCCGTGGTCGAGCAGGCCGCCAAGGACCGCCCCGGCATCGAAGTGAAGGTCGAGCGCATCATCCTGGCCGAGCCGCTGTCGGAACTGCCCGGCGTGGAGAAGCTGATCGGCGCGCTGAAGAGCCGTGCCGAGTCGGTGTTTGGCGTGGAAATCCCGGTGCAGGGCGTGCCGCTCTACACCGACGCCCGCCATTACACCAAGCGCGGCATCCCGACGGTGCTGTATGGTGCCGGCCCGCGCACGCTGATGGAAGCGCGCGGCCACAACTCGGACGAGAACCTGCGCCTGAACGACCTGAACCGTGCAACCAAGGTGGTGGCGCTGGCGTTGTCGGACCTGATGAAGTAA
- a CDS encoding allantoate amidohydrolase, which produces MAANPSSASMPTAAPAAAEAGTRIMAWADALAAHTEQPGMLTRTYLTEAHHGAAAQLAEWMQQAGMTVRRDAAGNVIGRYEGTTPGAPALLTGSHFDTVRDAGRYDGNLGVILPIACVAEWNRQGKRFPFALEVVGFAEEEGVRFKATLLGSRAIAGTFDNKVLDNVDDSGKTMREVMREAGFDPAGLPAARHDRSKVAAFIEVHIEQGPVLLNEGLPVGVVTAISGATRFIVELEGLAGHAGTVPMDMRRDAAMAGAEIGLYIEKRCGGKPGLVGTVGQFNVPNGATNVVPGHAVFSIDIRSGVDAEREAAVNDVLAEIERVCARRNVRAQVRKTHEANSVPCAPWLQEQWAAAIARQGVPVRHLPSGAGHDSMAIAAIADVAMLFVRCGNGGISHHPTETMTAEDAALSARVFSDFVEHFRLQQ; this is translated from the coding sequence ATGGCAGCAAATCCGTCGTCGGCCAGCATGCCGACAGCCGCGCCGGCAGCCGCAGAGGCAGGCACGCGCATCATGGCCTGGGCCGATGCCCTGGCCGCCCACACCGAGCAGCCCGGCATGCTCACCCGCACCTACCTGACCGAGGCCCACCACGGCGCGGCAGCACAGCTGGCCGAATGGATGCAGCAGGCCGGCATGACGGTGCGGCGCGATGCCGCCGGCAACGTGATCGGCCGCTACGAGGGCACCACGCCCGGCGCGCCGGCGCTGCTGACCGGCTCGCACTTCGACACCGTGCGTGACGCCGGCCGCTATGACGGCAACCTGGGCGTGATCCTGCCGATCGCGTGCGTGGCCGAATGGAACCGCCAGGGCAAGCGCTTCCCGTTCGCGCTCGAGGTGGTGGGCTTTGCCGAGGAAGAGGGCGTGCGCTTCAAGGCGACGCTGCTGGGCAGCCGCGCCATCGCCGGCACCTTCGACAACAAGGTGCTGGACAACGTCGACGACAGCGGCAAGACCATGCGCGAGGTGATGCGCGAGGCTGGCTTCGATCCCGCCGGCCTGCCTGCCGCCAGGCATGACCGCAGCAAGGTTGCGGCCTTCATCGAGGTGCATATCGAGCAGGGCCCGGTGCTGCTCAACGAGGGCCTGCCGGTCGGCGTGGTCACCGCGATCTCCGGCGCCACGCGCTTTATCGTCGAGCTGGAAGGCCTGGCCGGCCACGCCGGCACGGTGCCGATGGACATGCGCCGCGATGCCGCCATGGCCGGCGCCGAAATCGGCCTGTATATCGAGAAGCGCTGCGGCGGCAAGCCGGGCCTGGTCGGGACGGTGGGCCAGTTCAACGTGCCCAACGGCGCCACCAACGTGGTGCCTGGCCACGCGGTGTTCTCCATCGACATCCGTTCCGGCGTCGACGCCGAGCGCGAGGCCGCCGTCAACGACGTGCTGGCCGAGATCGAACGCGTGTGCGCGCGCCGCAACGTGCGTGCGCAGGTGCGCAAGACCCATGAGGCGAACAGCGTGCCGTGCGCCCCGTGGCTGCAAGAGCAATGGGCCGCCGCCATCGCCCGCCAGGGCGTGCCGGTGCGCCACCTGCCGTCCGGTGCCGGCCATGACTCCATGGCCATTGCCGCCATCGCCGATGTCGCCATGCTGTTCGTGCGCTGCGGCAACGGCGGCATCAGCCACCATCCCACCGAAACCATGACCGCCGAGGACGCAGCACTGTCCGCGCGCGTGTTCAGCGATTTCGTCGAACACTTCCGGCTGCAGCAGTAA
- a CDS encoding C4-dicarboxylate transporter DctA: MQHAVPSQPSPGTPRLHTRFTRSLFGQVLIALVIGTALGLAFPEFAAKLKPLGDAFIKLIKMLIGPIVFCVVVAGICGAGELKKVGRVGIKAVVYFEIVTTIALALGILLAYWFQPGVGMNVDPRSLDASAIAGFIDNATKVKDQGTVDFLLKLIPNTVFGAFANGDVLQVLLVSILFGCALSLVGEPGRPLVRLIDTFSHTLFKMMGFIIKLAPLGVLGAVAFTVGKYGIGSLKQLGFLVFLFYGAVIVFVLVVLGSIMRVCGFSVIKLIRYLRAELLVVLGTASSDSVLPQVMKKLEFMGIKKSVVGLVIPTGYSFNLDAFSIYLTLAAVFIAQATNTPLAMADLLGILAVALVTSKGAHGIPGSAIVILAATLSAHPAIPAIGLVLVLSVDWFIGIARALGNLIGNCVATVVVAAWEKDIDRERARGVLNGTIEATDLDAGLAAMADDTAVAGSPAAVPGTVAGR; the protein is encoded by the coding sequence ATGCAGCATGCAGTACCCTCGCAGCCCAGCCCGGGCACACCACGCCTGCACACCCGCTTTACCCGCTCGCTGTTCGGCCAGGTGCTGATCGCCCTGGTGATCGGCACGGCACTCGGCCTCGCCTTCCCCGAATTCGCCGCCAAGCTCAAGCCGCTCGGCGATGCCTTTATCAAGCTGATCAAGATGCTGATCGGCCCGATCGTGTTCTGCGTGGTGGTGGCCGGCATCTGTGGCGCCGGCGAGCTGAAGAAGGTCGGCCGCGTCGGCATCAAGGCGGTGGTGTATTTCGAGATCGTCACCACCATCGCGCTGGCGCTGGGCATCCTGCTGGCCTACTGGTTCCAGCCGGGCGTCGGCATGAACGTGGATCCGCGCTCGCTCGACGCGTCGGCCATTGCCGGCTTTATCGACAACGCCACCAAGGTCAAGGACCAGGGCACGGTCGATTTCCTGCTCAAGCTGATCCCCAATACCGTGTTCGGCGCCTTTGCCAACGGCGATGTCCTGCAGGTGCTGCTGGTGTCGATCCTGTTCGGCTGCGCGCTGTCGCTGGTGGGTGAGCCGGGCCGGCCGCTGGTCAGGCTGATCGATACGTTCTCGCACACGCTGTTCAAGATGATGGGCTTCATCATCAAGCTGGCGCCGCTGGGCGTGCTGGGCGCGGTGGCCTTCACCGTGGGCAAGTACGGCATCGGCTCGCTCAAGCAGCTGGGCTTCCTGGTGTTCCTGTTCTACGGCGCGGTGATCGTGTTCGTGCTGGTGGTGCTGGGCTCCATCATGCGCGTGTGCGGCTTCTCGGTGATCAAGCTGATCCGCTACCTGCGCGCCGAGCTGCTGGTGGTGCTGGGCACGGCCTCGTCGGACAGCGTGCTGCCTCAGGTGATGAAGAAGCTGGAGTTCATGGGCATCAAGAAGTCGGTGGTGGGCCTGGTGATCCCGACCGGCTACTCGTTCAACCTGGATGCCTTCTCGATCTACCTGACGCTGGCTGCGGTGTTTATCGCCCAGGCCACCAACACGCCGCTGGCGATGGCCGACCTGCTCGGCATCCTGGCGGTGGCGCTGGTCACCTCCAAGGGCGCGCACGGCATCCCGGGCTCGGCCATCGTGATCCTGGCGGCGACGCTGTCGGCGCATCCGGCAATCCCGGCGATCGGCCTGGTGCTGGTGCTGTCGGTGGACTGGTTCATCGGCATCGCGCGCGCGCTCGGCAACCTGATCGGCAACTGCGTGGCGACCGTGGTGGTGGCCGCGTGGGAGAAGGATATCGACCGCGAACGGGCGCGCGGCGTGCTCAACGGCACGATCGAGGCGACCGACCTGGATGCCGGCCTCGCCGCCATGGCGGATGACACCGCCGTGGCCGGTTCGCCCGCCGCCGTGCCGGGGACTGTCGCAGGGCGCTAG
- a CDS encoding enoyl-CoA hydratase-related protein — protein sequence MTASVLYQSSAGVATLTLNRPDVLNAMNADLMRELREGVDRAAADAEVRAVLITGAGRGFCAGADLAARQAGGNGLQDSGQMLRERYHPVILALRQMPKPVITAVNGVAAGAGMSLALAGDVVLAGRSASFLQAFSKIGLIPDAGSTYFLPRYAGEMRARALAILAEKIDAEEAHRIGLVWKVHDDAALQDEAGKLAQHLATMPTAAYGMIKEALNQSFGNDLAAQLEIEATLQSRASRSEDCKEGVAAFVEKRKPQFKGR from the coding sequence ATGACAGCATCCGTGCTCTACCAATCCAGCGCAGGCGTCGCAACGCTGACCCTGAACCGCCCGGACGTGCTCAACGCAATGAACGCCGACCTGATGCGCGAGCTGCGCGAAGGCGTGGACCGCGCCGCGGCGGATGCCGAAGTGCGGGCCGTGCTGATCACCGGCGCCGGCCGCGGCTTCTGCGCCGGCGCCGACCTGGCGGCGCGCCAGGCCGGCGGCAATGGCCTGCAGGACTCCGGCCAGATGCTGCGCGAGCGCTATCACCCGGTCATCCTGGCGCTGCGCCAGATGCCCAAGCCGGTCATCACCGCGGTCAACGGTGTTGCCGCCGGTGCCGGCATGAGCCTGGCGCTGGCCGGCGACGTGGTGCTGGCGGGCCGTTCGGCCAGCTTCCTGCAGGCGTTCTCCAAGATCGGGCTGATCCCCGATGCCGGCAGCACCTACTTCCTGCCGCGCTATGCCGGCGAGATGCGCGCCCGCGCGCTGGCCATCCTGGCCGAGAAGATCGACGCCGAGGAAGCGCACCGCATCGGGCTGGTATGGAAGGTTCATGACGATGCCGCGCTGCAGGACGAGGCCGGCAAGCTCGCGCAGCACCTCGCCACCATGCCGACGGCGGCCTACGGCATGATCAAGGAAGCGCTGAACCAGAGCTTCGGCAACGATCTCGCCGCGCAGCTGGAAATCGAAGCCACGCTGCAGTCGCGCGCCAGCCGCAGCGAAGACTGCAAGGAAGGCGTCGCTGCCTTCGTGGAGAAGCGCAAGCCGCAGTTCAAGGGCCGCTGA
- a CDS encoding GntR family transcriptional regulator — MPEHIDPDMTAEAIADDIVAAIVSHRLPPGTKLREEALASVYRVSRTKVRAALLMLSKDKVIQIVPDKGAFVAKPSAEEAREVFAVRRILEAALAREFVAKATAADYKRIDKHLAAERKSIGGNDAQVRTRLLGDFHIVLAEVVGNGVLTEMMRELSTRSAVITMLYQSRRDAACSSDEHREFIEAARAGDAERAVALMVDHLSHVESALHFEETAPVARGKDLVAALLA, encoded by the coding sequence ATGCCCGAGCATATCGATCCCGACATGACCGCCGAAGCGATCGCCGACGACATCGTCGCGGCGATCGTCTCGCACCGCCTGCCGCCCGGCACCAAGCTGCGCGAGGAGGCGCTGGCCAGCGTCTACCGCGTCAGCCGCACCAAGGTGCGCGCGGCGCTGCTGATGCTGAGCAAGGACAAGGTCATCCAGATCGTGCCGGACAAGGGGGCGTTCGTCGCCAAGCCCAGCGCGGAAGAAGCGCGCGAGGTCTTTGCCGTGCGGCGCATCCTGGAAGCGGCGCTGGCGCGCGAGTTCGTCGCGAAGGCCACCGCGGCCGACTACAAGCGCATCGACAAACACCTGGCGGCCGAGCGCAAGTCGATCGGCGGCAACGACGCGCAGGTGCGCACACGGCTGCTGGGCGACTTCCATATCGTGCTGGCCGAGGTGGTCGGCAACGGCGTGCTGACCGAGATGATGCGCGAACTGTCGACGCGCAGCGCGGTCATCACCATGCTGTACCAGTCCCGGCGCGATGCGGCGTGCTCGTCGGACGAGCACCGCGAATTCATCGAGGCCGCGCGCGCGGGCGATGCCGAGCGCGCCGTCGCGCTGATGGTGGACCACCTCAGCCATGTCGAAAGCGCGCTGCATTTCGAGGAAACCGCGCCGGTGGCACGAGGCAAGGACTTGGTCGCGGCGCTGCTGGCGTAG
- a CDS encoding LysR family transcriptional regulator, whose amino-acid sequence MDKLKQIEAFIAVVEHGSMAAAALTQNVTPVMIGRRINALEARIGVKLLHRSTRRIAVTEQGAVFMEQCKKALADLDRAEMLIAEGKHKATGHLIVSAPAAFGRKHVAPHAPGFLAANPEVQISFNLTDRVVDLVREGYDVGIRIGGAIDPNFVAIKLAQNKRVVCGTPAYFAKFGVPQTLDDLEHHNCLAFNLQGGQQRGWYFSQNGKAVTVRVNGNLDCNDGELLHRWTGEGLGLGWRSTWEILPQLESGELITVLDEYALPDYDILAVYPQQRPVPAKIRFFIEHLKAQFARPGYWMAGGNGD is encoded by the coding sequence ATGGACAAACTCAAGCAAATCGAAGCCTTTATCGCCGTGGTGGAGCACGGCAGCATGGCCGCCGCGGCGCTGACGCAGAACGTCACGCCGGTGATGATCGGCCGCCGCATCAACGCACTGGAAGCGCGCATCGGCGTCAAGCTGCTGCATCGCTCCACGCGCCGCATCGCCGTGACCGAGCAGGGCGCGGTGTTCATGGAGCAATGCAAGAAGGCCCTCGCCGATCTGGACCGCGCCGAGATGCTGATCGCCGAAGGCAAGCACAAGGCCACCGGCCACCTGATCGTGTCGGCGCCGGCCGCGTTCGGCCGCAAGCACGTGGCACCGCACGCGCCGGGCTTCCTGGCCGCCAACCCGGAAGTGCAGATCTCGTTCAACCTGACCGACCGCGTGGTCGACCTGGTGCGCGAGGGCTATGACGTGGGCATCCGCATCGGCGGCGCGATCGACCCCAACTTCGTCGCGATCAAGCTGGCGCAGAACAAGCGCGTGGTGTGCGGCACACCGGCGTACTTTGCCAAATTCGGCGTGCCGCAGACGCTGGACGACCTGGAGCATCACAACTGCCTGGCGTTCAACCTGCAGGGCGGCCAGCAGCGCGGCTGGTACTTCAGCCAGAACGGCAAGGCCGTGACGGTGCGCGTCAACGGCAACCTCGACTGCAACGACGGCGAGTTGCTGCACCGCTGGACCGGCGAGGGCCTGGGGCTGGGCTGGCGCTCGACCTGGGAGATCCTGCCGCAGCTGGAGAGCGGCGAGCTGATCACCGTGCTCGACGAATACGCGCTGCCCGACTACGACATCCTCGCGGTGTACCCGCAGCAGCGCCCGGTGCCGGCCAAGATCCGCTTCTTCATCGAGCACCTGAAAGCCCAGTTCGCGCGCCCCGGTTACTGGATGGCCGGCGGCAACGGCGACTGA
- a CDS encoding DUF2784 domain-containing protein has translation MPISAWLADLVVIVHGLFIVFVVAGGLLVLRWPRLAWVHLPAAAWGVLIEWSGWICPLTPLENALRRAAGEAGYSGGFIERYLLPLIYPPGLTPAVQLWLGLVVLVVNVAVYAVWWRRRRRH, from the coding sequence ATGCCAATATCAGCCTGGCTGGCCGACCTCGTCGTCATCGTGCATGGGCTGTTTATCGTGTTCGTGGTGGCCGGCGGCCTGCTGGTGCTGCGCTGGCCGCGGCTGGCATGGGTCCACCTGCCCGCCGCGGCGTGGGGCGTGCTGATCGAGTGGTCCGGGTGGATCTGCCCGCTGACGCCGCTGGAGAATGCGCTGCGCCGTGCCGCGGGGGAGGCGGGCTACAGCGGCGGATTTATCGAGCGCTACCTGTTGCCGCTGATCTATCCGCCGGGCCTGACGCCCGCCGTGCAGCTGTGGCTGGGATTGGTGGTGTTGGTCGTCAACGTGGCGGTCTACGCGGTTTGGTGGCGCCGCCGGCGCCGCCACTGA
- a CDS encoding SDR family oxidoreductase, which yields MPSAFRADAFAGKTVFIAGASSGINLGIAHGFARAGAKLALISRTEDRIQAAAEGIAAAGGTAIGMAADVRDYAAVEAALARTRQELGPIDVVISGAAGNFLAPVVGMSANAFKTVVDIDLLGTFNVFRASFDHLHKPGASLIAITAPQGVNAMMFQAHACAAKAGINMLIKCLAMEWGPAGVRVNGISPGPIADTEGMARLAPTPEAEARYKARLALRDYGTKDDIADAAMYLSSDNAHFVTGTILDCDGGSKLGDASADALKPMR from the coding sequence ATGCCCAGTGCCTTTCGCGCAGACGCCTTCGCCGGCAAGACCGTATTCATCGCCGGCGCTTCTTCCGGCATCAACCTCGGCATCGCGCACGGCTTCGCCCGCGCCGGCGCGAAGCTGGCGCTGATCAGCCGTACCGAGGACCGCATCCAGGCCGCCGCCGAGGGCATCGCCGCCGCAGGCGGCACCGCGATCGGCATGGCGGCCGACGTGCGCGACTACGCGGCGGTGGAAGCGGCGCTGGCGCGCACGCGCCAGGAGCTCGGCCCGATCGACGTAGTGATCTCCGGCGCCGCCGGCAACTTCCTCGCGCCGGTGGTCGGCATGTCGGCCAATGCATTCAAGACCGTGGTCGACATCGACCTGCTCGGCACCTTCAACGTGTTCCGCGCCAGCTTCGACCATCTGCACAAACCCGGCGCATCGCTGATCGCCATCACGGCGCCGCAAGGCGTCAACGCCATGATGTTCCAGGCCCATGCCTGCGCGGCCAAGGCCGGCATCAACATGCTGATCAAGTGCCTGGCGATGGAATGGGGCCCGGCCGGCGTGCGCGTCAACGGCATTTCGCCCGGCCCGATCGCCGATACCGAAGGCATGGCGCGGCTGGCGCCGACGCCCGAAGCCGAGGCACGCTACAAGGCCCGCCTGGCACTGCGCGACTACGGCACCAAGGACGATATCGCCGACGCCGCCATGTACCTGAGCAGCGATAACGCGCACTTCGTGACCGGCACCATCCTTGACTGCGATGGCGGCAGCAAGCTGGGTGACGCGTCGGCCGATGCGCTCAAGCCCATGCGCTGA